aaagaaagagtaacatggaaatttacattaccatatgtaacatggacatcaccagatggtcaacaccgaaatcagattgattatattctctgcagccaaagatggagaagctctatacagtcaacaaaaacaggaccaggagctgactgtggctcacatcatgaactccttattgccaaattcagactcaaattgaagaaagtagggaaaaccgctagaccaagcaggtatgacctaaatcaaatcccttaggattatacagtggaagtgataaatagatttaagggtctagatctgatagatagagtgcctgatgaactatggaatgaggttcgtgacactgtacaggagacagggatcaagaccatccccatgggaaagaaatgcaaaatagcaaaatagctgtctgaagaggccttacaaatagctgtgaaaagaagagaggcaaaaagcaaaggagaaaaggaaagatataagcatctgaatgcagagttccaaagaatagcaagaagagataagaaagcctttttcagcgatcaatgcaaagaaatagaggaaaagaacagaatgggaaagactagagatctcttcaagaaaattagagataccaagggaacatttcatgcagagatgggctcgataaaggacagaaatggtctggacctaagagaagcagaagatattaagaagaggtggcaagaatacacagaagaactgtacaaagaagatcttcatgacccagataatcatgatgatgtgatcactaatctagagccagacctcttggaatgtgaagtcaagggggccttagaaagcatcactacgaacaaagctagtggaggtgatggaattccagttgagctgtttcaaatcctgaaagatgatgctgtgaaagtgctgcactcaatatgccagtaaatttggaaaactcagcagtggccacaggactggaaaaggtcagttttcatttcaattccaaagaaaggcaatgcaaaagaatgctcaaactactgcacaagtgcactcatctcacacgccagtaaagtaacgctcaaaattctccaagccaggcttcaacaatacatgaactgtgaactccctgatgttcaagctccttttagaaaaggcagaggaaccagagatcaaattgccaacatccgctggatcatggaaaaagcaagagagttccagaaaaacatctatttctgctttattgactatgccaagcctttgactgtgtggatcacaatcaactgtggaaaattctgaaagagatgggaataccagaccacctgacctacctcttgagaaatctgtatgcaggtcaggaagcaacagttagaactggacatggaacaacagactggttccaaataggaaaaggagtacgtcaaggctgcatattgtcaccctgcttatttaacttctatgcagagtatatcatgagaaacgatggactggaagaaacacaagctggactcaagattgccaggagaaatatcaaaaacctcagatatgcagatgacaccacccttatggcagaaagtgaagaggagctaaaaagcatcttgatgaaagtgaaagaggggagtgaaaaagttggcttaaagctcaacattcagaaaatgaagatcatggcatccagtcccatcacttcatgggaaatagatggggaaacagtagaaacattgtcaaattttattttggggggctccaaaatcactgcagatggtgattccagcattgaaattaaaagatgcttactccttggaagaaaagttatgagcaatgtaggtagcatattcagaagtagagacattactttgccgactaaggtccgtctcgtcaaggctatggttttctctgtggtcatgtatggatgtgagagttggactgtgaagaagactgagcaccaaagaattgatgcttttgaactgtggtgttggagaagactcttgagagtcccttggactgcaaggagatccaatcagtcaattctgaagatcaaccctgggatttccttggaaggactgatgctaaagctgaggctccagtactttggccacctcatgagaagagttgcctcattggaaaagattctgatgctgggagggattgggggcaggaggagaaggggacgaccgaggatgagatggctggatggcatcacggactcaatggacgtgagcctgagtgaactccgggagatggtgatggacaggtaggcttGGCCTGCtgcgatcatggggtcgcaaagagtcggacacgactgagtgactgaactgaactgaactgaacaggaatttgctgttatggctcaggaaactcaaacaggggctctgcatcaacctagaggggtgagatggggaaggagttccaaaagggaggagatatatgtataccctaggctgattcatgttgaggtttgacagaaaacagcaaaattctgtaaagcaataatccttcaataaaaaattaattaattaaaaaaaacatatctcaaaacaaacaaaaataaaaggaataggaAAATCACCAACTAGTTTGAAATTCAGCAATatacttttagaaataaaaatgtcaatgcACCAAGAAGAAAACACAATGCACATTAAATTCAGTAAATACTATCATAAGCAATAGCAGTCAAATACTGGAGGTAGAAGAAGAAGTCATCTCATTTCTCTTAACTGCTGAACATCCTCCTCCTTATTTTGATGCAAGGAGCTAGAGGCATCTCCCTCAACAAGAAATGGGGTGCATGCATGTGCGCTaggtctcttcagttgtgtcccactcttcgtggccctatgaactgtggcccaccaggctcctctgtccctgggaattatccaggaaagaatactggagtgggtttccatgccctcctccagggaaccttctccatctagggacagaacctgggtctcctgtgtctcctgcattgcaggcaggttctttactaccagcaccatctgggaagacccAAGAAatggatgtgtgcatgctaagctgcttcactcgtgtctgactctttgagaccctatggattgtaacccgctaggctcctctgtccatgggaccttccagcaagaatactggagtgggttgccatgcctttctccagggcatcttcccagtccagggattgaatccacggcTCTTCGTTTCCCACAtaagaaggcaggttctttaccactagcaccacctgggaagccccaagaaatggATGCCTGTACTTAAATCACCATGGTTAAAAGCAGGTGCTTGAATGGAAAAACATCAGGAAAACTATCACCCCATATTCCCACACCATATTTAGTCTGAGTGTCACAGGAAGGTTGTTATTTGTTCATCTCTCCTCACTCCACCATACGTTTGGCCAATTGCTTTGGCTCATGGGCTACCAGTCCCTCATTGGCTGCTACTGTGGAGACTGTGGCTACATTCCCTGTCACTGGACTATGCCATCATCCCTGCAAGTTTGCAATTCAGtcaggatttttgttttctttcttttttttttttttaaagcaaaatgttcTAGGttgcaaacaaaaaataagatcAGAGAAATCTGGATAAGTTAATTTCAAAAGATACAGCGCTTGATTCCAGAAATttagaattttcttattttacactGTGTTTGAgtcctattttacacatggaagtGAATTGGGATTGAAGGAATAGAATGGgtaaatgtgatttttatatctgttactgctggtgcagtggtaaagaatctgactgccagtacaggagatgaaagagacacagcttctatcccttggtcagaaagatcccctggagtaggaaatgacaacccaattgAGTACTCTTGGTTGGAAACTTTCAAGGagataggagcctggcgggctcctgtccatggggtcagaaagagtcggacatgactgagtgactgaacacacacacacacacacacacacacacacacacacacacacacacacacacaccactgttctttgtgagcctgcgtgctaccttgcttcagtggtgttcgaccctttgcagaccctatggactgtagcccaccaggctcctctctccatgggattctccaggaaagaatactggagagggttgccatgccctcctcccagcgatctttatgacccagggatggaccctgcctctcctgcgactcctgcattgcaggcggattcgttactgctgagccacccgggaagaccACACTGGTTTTTATCGGTTGCTATACTCATATAAAAATCTCTGGATGATACCTAAATATCGATGggagaatgaaaatggaaaaggccAATGAAACTTTTAGGGAAAGAATTTTGACCATAAAGATCCCTAAAATCACTGAGAAAGCACGAATAGAAATAACCACTTAGGAAAGCGACGAGTTGCAACATGTTAAGAAAAAAGGACACGATTTTCCgtcaaacaaatgaaacaaccgACACATATTGAAGCAAAGTTAATGaggtttttaatgttttctttggggtagaaatgttttaaagattaaatgtagGGCCTAAGGGGAGAACCCTTAAGTCTGGTTTGTGATGGTCAGTTTGCGACAGTCCTGAGGCAGTTCATCTGGAGAGGTGGTATCTGATGACCGACTTGGTGCCCTCGGACGTGGCATACTTGCCGAGCTCCCCAGGCAACAGAAGACGCACAGCGGTCTCGATGTCTTCGGTCATGATGGTGCAGCGCTTGTTGCTGTGGGCCAGGCGCCCGGCCTCTTCGGCAATCCGCTCGAACATATCTTTCACAAACGAATCCAGGACGTTCACGGACTCACGGGAAAGACTCAGGCCTGTATGTACTTGCTTCAGCACCCTAGGGAAATAGGTAGCAAAGCTGGAGAAATTGCCCTGACGGCAGCGGCGGCGTCGGCAACGGCAACGGCGGCCCTTAGCTGtcttctgctttgccttttttgGTTCCGCATCATACGGCTCTGGTTTCAAGGTCTCTGCTTTCGCCATCTCCGGTTCAGAGGGCTCAGCTTCGGAGGTGCTGGTGTCTATGGTGATCACATCTTCCTCATGGCCGTCAGAGGATGGTTCCCACACGGCAGCGCCACCATTCTCCATAGCGCAGCCCAGAAGAACAGTGAGGCCGTTGAAGGCCGTTGGCCGAATTTATAGGCCCGGCTTTCCCTGACGTCACAGACACTGTCCATATCTGATTGGATGCAAGGCAGGGAGGCCTGTTACTATGGCAGCTCATGTCACGTGACACCGGATGCCCCGCCTCTCAACTcttgccctgcccctcccccatgtTTAACCCCTAGTCAGCACAGCtccccctggtggctctgatggtaaagtgtctgtctacaatgtgggatacCTAGGTtgaatccccgggttgggaagatcccatggagaaggaaatggcaacccactccagtaccattgcctagaaaatccaatggacggaggagcctggtgtccatggggtcgcaaagagtcggacatgactgagcgacttcactttcactttcagccaaaCTCAGTGAAAGCCACCTAAGTTGGAAAATGAAATCATCAGTTAAAGCTTCCTGAGAGAGTATGACAGtcctccacagctccagctctttcAGGCATCAGAGTGACTCAGGTCACTTGGTGGACATTTTACTCTAACACAGAATCTTCTCCTGGCTGACCTACAGTGGCATGAGCAgagtgccttggtttcctcagcaGAGTGCTCCTGAAAATCATAGGAATGAAATGAACAGCTATTATCTCCAGAATTTATAAAAACCAATGATCAGTATCTAGAGAATGACAGAATCCCATTTTCCAAACAGAACACAAAGAGAAATAGGAATACTTACACATACACACtataaatatgtaacattttGCAAATTATAAATTGTTGTCTTAAACCTTATTTAGGTCCCTGAAATACCACACATACTGGAATTGATTAATGATTTATAGTGGttatttctcaaaaaatgatCATTCTTATTGCTGAAAAGCCACTAGGGTGAGAGAAAacgaataaaaagagagagaaataaaacaccTAGAAATAAACGTAccgaaagagaaagtgaagaggaactaaaaagcctcttgatgaaagtgaaaggagagagtgaaaaagttggcttaaagctcaacattcagaaaatgaagatcatggcatctgatcccatcacttcatgggaaacagatggggaaacagtggaaagagtgtcagactttagttttggggggcccccaaaatcactgcagatggtgtctgcagccacgaaattaaaagatgcttacttcttggaaggaaagttatgaccaaaatagatagcatattccaaagccgagacattactttgccaacaaaggtccgtctagtcaaggctatggtttttccagtagtcatgtatggatgttagaggtggactgtgaagaaggcttagcgctgaagaattgatgcgtttgaactgtggtgttggagaagactcttgagagtcccttggactgcaaggagatccaaacagtccattctgaaggagatcagccctgggatttctttggaaggaatgatgctaaagctgtagctccagtactttggccacctcatgctaagagttgactcattggaaaagactctgattctgggcgggattgggggcaggaggagaaggggacaacagaggatgagatggctggatggcatcactgactcgatggacatgagtctgagtgaactccgggagttggtgatggacagggaggcctggcatgctgccattcatggggtcataaagagtcggacacgactgagcgactgaactgagaactcGTGTACAAAATGCTAGTGATTAGGTCAATTAAACACATTCATTTGTTGTCTCCTACTTGTGGAGGCTCTAAGTCCAAATCAAAGTTTCATCTGAGTTGGATCTTATGCAACGTGTGAATGCATAAGGGGCCTTCACTCCTGGCCACTTTCCTTGGCTTGAAAATAGCTGAAATCTCCCTATACTTCCCCACATTTTCTTCcctatatgtatgtatctatgtctgattttcccttttccagttcagttcagttcatttcagttgctcagtcatgtccgactctttgggaccccatgaaacgcagcactagaggcctccctgtccatcatcaactcctggagtccatccaaacacatgtccattgtgtcggtgatgccatccaaccatctcatcctctgtcgtccttttctcctcccgcccttaatctttcccaacaccagggtcttttccaatgagtcagctctccgcatcaggtggccaaagtattggagtttcagcttcaacatcagtccctccaatgaacacccaggactgatctcctttaggatggactggttggatctccttgcagtccaagggactctcaagggtcttctccaacaccacagttcaaaagcatcaattcttcggtgctcagctttctttatactccaactctcacatccatacatgaccactggaaaaaccatagctttgactagacggaccttagttggcaaagtaatgtctctgctttggaatatgctatctaggttggtcataactttccttccaaggagcaagcgtcttttaatttcatggctgcagtcaccatctgcagtgattttggagcccagaaaagtaaactcagccactctttccactgtttccccatctatttcccattaagtcatgggactggatgccatgatcttagttt
The nucleotide sequence above comes from Capricornis sumatraensis isolate serow.1 chromosome X, serow.2, whole genome shotgun sequence. Encoded proteins:
- the LOC138071098 gene encoding histone H2B-like codes for the protein MENGGAAVWEPSSDGHEEDVITIDTSTSEAEPSEPEMAKAETLKPEPYDAEPKKAKQKTAKGRRCRCRRRRCRQGNFSSFATYFPRVLKQVHTGLSLSRESVNVLDSFVKDMFERIAEEAGRLAHSNKRCTIMTEDIETAVRLLLPGELGKYATSEGTKSVIRYHLSR